From one Calditrichota bacterium genomic stretch:
- a CDS encoding O-methyltransferase: protein MILDAAVENYLYELIPTGDAKTKEMEAYGREHKFPIVGPLVGHFLFQMAKIIGAKRVLELGSGYGYSAYWFAKAVGKDGKVICTDLAEENLFLCEKYFADDDVAAGVIRYEVGDALQTLDRMEGPFDIIFMDIKKNQYSEAFEKAFPLLRVGGLFMADNVLRKGTVTDENPDELTQAIKDFNKLVFSHPKLISSINPIRDGVLVSLKISH from the coding sequence ATGATCCTGGATGCTGCTGTTGAAAACTATTTGTACGAGCTGATTCCGACAGGGGATGCCAAAACGAAGGAAATGGAAGCCTACGGGCGCGAACACAAGTTCCCGATTGTCGGGCCGCTGGTCGGGCATTTTTTGTTCCAGATGGCCAAAATCATTGGGGCCAAGCGGGTCTTGGAATTGGGCTCCGGATATGGCTATTCGGCGTATTGGTTTGCAAAAGCCGTTGGGAAGGACGGGAAGGTCATTTGCACCGATCTGGCGGAGGAAAATCTATTTCTTTGTGAAAAATATTTTGCCGATGATGATGTGGCGGCGGGAGTCATCCGGTACGAAGTGGGCGACGCCCTGCAAACCCTGGATCGGATGGAGGGGCCGTTTGACATCATTTTTATGGATATTAAGAAAAATCAATATAGTGAAGCCTTCGAAAAGGCCTTCCCTCTGCTTCGGGTAGGCGGGTTGTTTATGGCCGATAATGTTTTACGAAAGGGAACCGTTACTGACGAGAACCCGGATGAATTAACCCAGGCCATCAAAGATTTTAATAAACTGGTTTTTTCTCATCCCAAACTCATTTCAAGCATTAACCCCATTCGCGACGGTGTACTGGTGAGCCTAAAAATTTCCCATTAA
- a CDS encoding DUF5020 family protein → MKVWAKRSLLLLMVILGVSTTGSAQYLNIQQHADFGKNRHYFTTTLEGLGFDDWGSWFGFIDADHRSLRSGTGSADWQMGVQLVYFELNRYFNLSKWLPGRFFRNLEATLQYNDSPAAFIQPAYLAGVVWDNLFPRYVYAHLEFMLRKEEQQRLAWQLTGVWNKEFQIGKTTWSFQGYFDYWKNDAGLWWMSEPQLLINLHSMGISKRFWLGTEWELNWSQNGRYNQINPTLFIRYDFK, encoded by the coding sequence ATGAAGGTGTGGGCGAAAAGGAGCTTGTTGCTGCTCATGGTCATTTTGGGCGTCTCAACAACGGGTAGCGCTCAATATCTGAATATTCAGCAACACGCAGATTTTGGCAAGAATCGACATTACTTTACGACGACGCTGGAGGGATTGGGATTTGATGACTGGGGAAGCTGGTTCGGATTTATCGATGCAGACCACCGAAGCCTGCGCTCCGGAACCGGTTCGGCCGATTGGCAGATGGGTGTTCAGTTGGTCTACTTTGAACTGAACCGTTACTTTAATCTTTCAAAATGGCTGCCCGGCCGGTTTTTTCGGAATCTGGAAGCCACCCTTCAGTACAACGATTCACCGGCGGCCTTTATTCAACCGGCCTATCTTGCAGGAGTGGTCTGGGACAATCTTTTTCCAAGATATGTGTACGCGCATCTGGAATTTATGCTTCGCAAAGAAGAACAACAGCGGCTGGCCTGGCAGCTGACAGGGGTCTGGAACAAGGAGTTTCAGATCGGCAAAACAACCTGGAGTTTTCAGGGCTATTTTGATTACTGGAAAAACGACGCCGGCCTCTGGTGGATGTCCGAGCCCCAGCTGCTGATCAATTTGCATTCCATGGGGATCAGCAAACGCTTCTGGCTGGGAACGGAATGGGAACTGAATTGGTCGCAAAACGGACGCTACAATCAAATCAATCCAACGCTTTTTATTCGATATGATTTCAAATAG
- a CDS encoding YifB family Mg chelatase-like AAA ATPase, producing MLAKTRSASVLGIDAFLVEVEVNLEGKTPYFALVGLPDGAIRESRERVQAAIKNSDFRFPIKRIIINLAPADVKKEGSAFDLPIAIGILAASGQISSEYLEDRLILGELSLDGSLRSVRGALSVTLAAREAGYKGLVLPAENAREAAMVNGIDVFPVESLAEAAAFLNGLYGIDPFHVNMEDVFADQRHYLIDFRDVRGQEHVKRALEVAAAGGHNIIMIGPPGSGKTMLAKRLPTILPDMSLEEALETTKIHSVAGTLSPNQALIATRPFRSPHHTISDAGLIGGGQIPHPGEVSLAHHGVLFLDELPEFKKNVLEVMRQPLEDGKVTISRAALSITYPANFMLAAAMNPCPCGYLTDPNHECTCTVPQIQRYRARISGPLLDRIDIHVEVPAVAYKELAGKPTGEPSAEIRERVMRARQVQLERFKHRKNMFCNAHMGSRDIRDFCNIGESSQELMRLAITRLGLSARAYDRILKVARTIADLEGDPDIQPPHISEAIQYRSLDRDFVVTI from the coding sequence ATGCTCGCCAAAACACGCAGTGCCTCTGTTTTGGGCATTGATGCATTCCTGGTTGAAGTTGAAGTCAATTTAGAAGGTAAAACTCCCTATTTTGCCCTGGTCGGCCTTCCCGACGGGGCCATCCGCGAATCCCGTGAGCGCGTGCAGGCCGCCATCAAAAATTCGGATTTCCGCTTTCCCATCAAACGCATCATTATTAATCTGGCCCCGGCCGATGTCAAAAAGGAGGGCTCTGCTTTTGATCTCCCCATCGCCATTGGGATTTTAGCCGCTTCCGGCCAGATTTCATCCGAGTACCTGGAGGATCGTCTTATTCTGGGAGAACTCTCACTGGATGGCAGTTTGCGGTCCGTTCGGGGGGCCTTATCCGTTACACTTGCTGCCCGGGAAGCCGGCTACAAGGGCCTGGTGCTTCCGGCAGAAAACGCCCGCGAGGCAGCAATGGTAAACGGAATTGATGTATTTCCGGTAGAATCCCTGGCGGAAGCCGCCGCATTTCTGAACGGCCTTTATGGCATCGATCCCTTCCATGTGAATATGGAAGACGTCTTTGCCGACCAGCGGCACTATTTAATTGATTTTCGGGATGTCCGCGGGCAGGAGCACGTGAAACGGGCTCTGGAAGTGGCCGCCGCCGGCGGACACAACATCATCATGATTGGTCCGCCCGGATCGGGCAAGACCATGCTGGCCAAACGGCTTCCCACCATCTTGCCGGATATGTCTCTGGAGGAAGCCCTGGAAACCACCAAAATTCACTCCGTGGCCGGTACGCTTTCACCCAATCAGGCATTAATCGCTACCCGCCCTTTCCGGTCACCCCACCACACCATCAGCGATGCCGGACTGATTGGCGGGGGACAAATTCCTCATCCGGGCGAGGTTAGTCTGGCGCATCATGGGGTGCTTTTCTTGGATGAACTGCCCGAATTCAAGAAAAATGTTCTGGAAGTTATGCGTCAACCCCTGGAGGACGGAAAAGTCACCATTTCCCGGGCGGCTCTTTCCATTACTTACCCGGCCAATTTCATGCTGGCCGCCGCCATGAACCCCTGCCCCTGCGGCTACCTGACCGACCCCAATCACGAATGCACCTGCACGGTGCCTCAGATTCAGCGCTACCGGGCCCGCATTTCCGGCCCCCTTCTGGATCGGATCGACATTCACGTGGAAGTTCCCGCCGTCGCGTACAAGGAGCTGGCAGGGAAACCCACCGGTGAGCCGTCTGCTGAAATCCGGGAACGCGTGATGCGGGCCAGACAGGTGCAATTGGAGCGGTTTAAGCACAGAAAAAATATGTTCTGCAATGCCCACATGGGCTCCCGCGATATCCGGGACTTTTGTAACATTGGTGAGTCCAGCCAGGAATTGATGCGTCTGGCCATTACCCGCCTGGGGCTCTCGGCCCGCGCCTACGACCGGATTTTGAAAGTGGCCCGTACCATTGCCGATCTGGAGGGAGATCCGGATATTCAACCGCCGCACATCAGTGAAGCCATTCAGTACCGCAGCCTGGACCGGGATTTCGTGGTTACAATTTAA
- a CDS encoding NADH:flavin oxidoreductase, protein MAAAFFAYKTLEDLKKHISALNLDIPLEPTLEKILQPVAVADRTVGNALAIHPMEGTDADLNGEPGELTFRRWKRYAAGGSKLFWGEATSVTDEGRANPRQLYLTRQTYDSFARLVEETRAEHRRAWGDDSDFLLGLQLTHSGRWSFQKPLLAVHNPIVDYVTFVNREKQLRVDDSYPVLTDDYLKALEDQFVSAAVLAQRAGFDFVDIKECHTYLLDELLGARSREGLYGGSWENRTRFIRNVITKIRETAPDLLLATRFNAFDGIPHLPPDLTNRLLGSAKIVNGFGINLQNPAEMDLTEPLKFVSEIKALGVKIVSVSLGSPYFNPHLERPMEKPEVGGYPPPEHPLYGVARHFESTAILQKAHPDVTLLGAGYSWLRHFFVYAAEANLRAGRVSIVGTGRGSLAYPDMVKDLLETGRLNPRKACIADSHCTDLMRAKGNEMGQFEAGCATRDPLYAKVYKQAYPTRKK, encoded by the coding sequence ATGGCAGCCGCGTTTTTCGCATATAAAACCCTTGAGGATTTAAAAAAGCACATTTCAGCGCTGAATCTGGACATTCCACTGGAACCCACCCTTGAAAAAATCCTTCAACCGGTGGCTGTGGCCGATCGCACCGTGGGAAACGCCCTGGCCATTCACCCCATGGAAGGAACGGACGCTGACCTGAATGGCGAGCCCGGAGAACTAACCTTCCGCCGCTGGAAACGCTACGCAGCGGGCGGCAGTAAATTGTTCTGGGGAGAGGCCACGTCCGTCACCGATGAAGGGCGGGCCAATCCCCGGCAACTGTATCTCACCCGTCAAACCTACGATTCCTTTGCCCGGTTGGTCGAAGAAACCCGTGCAGAACACCGCAGGGCCTGGGGTGATGATTCGGATTTTCTTCTGGGGTTGCAGCTTACTCATTCGGGGCGGTGGAGTTTTCAGAAACCTCTCCTGGCCGTCCATAACCCCATTGTGGATTACGTTACGTTTGTGAATCGCGAAAAGCAGCTACGGGTAGATGACTCCTACCCCGTTTTGACGGATGACTATTTGAAGGCCCTTGAAGATCAGTTTGTCTCCGCAGCGGTTCTCGCCCAACGGGCGGGATTTGATTTCGTGGACATCAAGGAGTGCCACACCTACCTGCTGGACGAGCTTCTGGGTGCCCGCTCCCGAGAGGGACTTTACGGCGGGTCCTGGGAAAACCGCACCCGTTTTATTCGAAATGTCATCACCAAAATTCGAGAGACCGCCCCCGACCTCCTCCTTGCCACCCGGTTTAATGCCTTTGACGGCATTCCCCATCTCCCGCCGGATTTGACGAACCGCCTGCTGGGTTCGGCGAAAATTGTAAACGGATTTGGAATCAATCTCCAAAATCCCGCAGAAATGGATCTGACGGAACCCCTGAAATTTGTGTCGGAAATAAAAGCATTGGGCGTAAAGATCGTGAGTGTGAGCCTGGGAAGTCCGTATTTTAATCCGCATCTGGAGCGCCCGATGGAAAAACCGGAAGTGGGCGGATATCCGCCCCCGGAACATCCTTTGTACGGCGTCGCCCGGCATTTTGAAAGTACGGCCATTTTGCAAAAGGCCCACCCCGATGTGACCCTTCTGGGGGCAGGTTACAGCTGGCTGCGACATTTTTTTGTTTACGCGGCCGAGGCCAATCTTCGGGCAGGCCGGGTGTCCATCGTGGGTACCGGCCGGGGAAGCCTGGCGTACCCCGACATGGTAAAGGATTTGTTGGAAACCGGCCGTCTTAATCCCCGTAAAGCCTGTATTGCCGATAGCCATTGCACGGACTTGATGCGGGCAAAGGGAAACGAAATGGGACAATTTGAAGCGGGCTGTGCCACGCGCGATCCTCTGTACGCAAAAGTGTACAAACAGGCTTACCCCACACGAAAAAAATAG
- a CDS encoding phosphoenolpyruvate synthase: protein MTIDFEKIPFAQFEPDLEHLPNPIQVLGTGAVGGKALGLIFVANEMEEGGVLSDFAERNIRIPETHVLTTEIFDRFHEFNRLRGLYRKVSFDELVKIYHEADFPSDIQEQFKEILSQMDYPLAIRSSSLMEDNLEYSFAGLYVTLFLANQGTLSNRLRKFMAAVKRVFASTYNPSVRSYRRKHGLRSADDKMAILVQRLIGKKCENLFYPLFSGVGFSRNYYPWNQRVRVQDGVVRLVYGLGTRAVGRNYARVFSLSNPQLRPEGSIIRDIIRYSQEVFDALDLETNELVSLPVTQMKNRDRDLYKIASLLKDGSYLTAMYPMHLSERDFVVITFDPIISSSRFMPFVDIIRDVLVRLETLFGIPIDIEFSVNFERENLSQKEAGIFYLLQARPLGVREEHKKIEIPDVPRDRIIIEGGQPLGNGIKKNIHHIIYIPTGKYLEANPYEIARKIGRINQKMFKKPYILIGPGRWGSNNPQLGIPVRYGEISNAAVIVEVASGRLTPELSYGTHFFGDMLNDGVFYIPVFPERGDFINKEWLKSQKNLTRSPVVHLIEVPEGIHIVASGTEHRALIFR, encoded by the coding sequence ATGACGATCGATTTTGAAAAAATTCCATTCGCACAATTCGAGCCGGATCTGGAACACCTGCCCAATCCTATTCAGGTACTTGGTACAGGTGCTGTAGGCGGAAAAGCGCTCGGGCTGATTTTTGTCGCCAACGAAATGGAGGAAGGCGGTGTCCTCTCAGATTTTGCCGAAAGGAATATCCGCATTCCTGAAACACACGTATTAACCACTGAAATCTTTGATCGCTTTCACGAGTTCAACCGGCTAAGAGGATTATACCGTAAAGTTTCTTTTGATGAACTTGTGAAAATCTACCACGAGGCTGATTTTCCCTCCGACATTCAGGAGCAGTTCAAAGAAATTCTAAGTCAAATGGATTACCCTCTGGCCATCCGGTCATCCAGTTTAATGGAAGACAATTTGGAGTACTCGTTTGCAGGGCTTTACGTGACACTTTTTCTGGCCAATCAGGGAACTCTTTCCAATCGACTCCGGAAATTTATGGCTGCGGTCAAGCGGGTGTTCGCCAGCACGTACAACCCTTCCGTGCGGTCGTACCGCCGCAAACACGGGCTCCGTTCCGCCGACGATAAAATGGCCATTCTCGTGCAGCGGCTCATTGGGAAAAAATGTGAGAACCTCTTTTACCCCCTCTTTTCCGGTGTTGGATTCTCAAGAAATTACTACCCCTGGAACCAGCGGGTACGAGTCCAGGACGGCGTCGTCCGGCTGGTGTACGGATTGGGAACCCGGGCGGTTGGTAGAAATTACGCCCGCGTGTTTTCCCTTTCCAACCCCCAGCTCCGGCCAGAAGGGTCCATCATCCGCGACATTATTCGCTATTCTCAGGAAGTTTTTGATGCACTGGATCTGGAAACCAACGAATTGGTTAGCCTTCCGGTGACGCAGATGAAAAACAGGGATCGGGATCTGTACAAAATTGCATCCCTTCTGAAAGACGGCTCCTACCTCACGGCCATGTATCCCATGCACCTGTCTGAACGGGATTTTGTGGTCATTACATTCGATCCGATCATCAGCAGCTCGCGTTTTATGCCTTTTGTGGATATTATTCGGGATGTGCTTGTCCGCCTGGAAACGCTTTTCGGTATTCCGATAGACATTGAGTTTTCCGTCAATTTCGAAAGGGAGAACCTCTCCCAAAAAGAGGCCGGCATTTTCTATTTGCTGCAGGCGCGTCCTCTGGGGGTTCGGGAAGAGCACAAAAAGATTGAAATCCCCGACGTCCCGCGTGACCGCATTATTATTGAAGGCGGCCAACCCCTTGGAAACGGGATCAAGAAAAACATTCACCATATTATTTACATTCCGACAGGGAAATACCTGGAAGCCAATCCCTACGAAATTGCCCGTAAAATCGGGCGAATCAATCAAAAAATGTTTAAAAAGCCTTACATTCTAATTGGACCCGGGCGCTGGGGATCCAATAATCCGCAGTTGGGTATCCCGGTACGATACGGCGAAATTTCCAATGCCGCGGTTATTGTGGAAGTCGCTTCCGGCCGTCTGACGCCTGAGCTGTCCTACGGAACGCATTTTTTCGGCGATATGCTGAATGACGGGGTATTTTACATTCCGGTTTTCCCGGAACGGGGGGATTTCATCAACAAGGAATGGCTGAAATCCCAGAAAAATCTTACCCGATCGCCGGTTGTGCATCTAATTGAGGTACCTGAAGGCATTCACATTGTCGCCAGTGGGACGGAACACCGGGCATTGATTTTCAGGTAG
- a CDS encoding BON domain-containing protein: protein MKRYSMPLRVLVVMMTVAFLFGAYQVTLAKTTNKQLEARVINAIARYYPQEFRITVTGDGVVKIEGQVNTLYDKYRIYDIVSRVRGVKDIENLLVVNTPTVPDDMIESNVIIELKRVGSILEPDRIKVHVDNGIVFLSGEVSYQREKIAAETVASWQEGVKGIVNNIVVLPPKKAVSDSNLRFIFSEIMKDQFPLEKNAKFTVKNGVVTLTGNCSTLYVKNMIEKEFKRVSGVKKIINNLKVVPLYD, encoded by the coding sequence ATGAAGCGCTATTCCATGCCGTTGAGGGTGCTGGTGGTTATGATGACCGTTGCTTTTTTATTCGGAGCGTATCAGGTCACGCTTGCCAAAACAACGAATAAACAATTGGAAGCAAGGGTGATAAACGCTATTGCCAGATATTATCCGCAGGAGTTCAGAATTACGGTCACTGGCGATGGAGTAGTTAAAATTGAGGGGCAGGTCAATACCCTTTATGATAAATATCGTATTTATGATATTGTATCACGAGTGAGGGGTGTAAAGGATATTGAGAATTTGCTGGTTGTGAATACGCCGACCGTTCCGGATGACATGATTGAATCGAATGTAATCATTGAATTGAAGCGGGTCGGCTCCATATTGGAACCGGATCGAATAAAGGTCCATGTAGATAATGGAATTGTGTTTTTAAGCGGGGAAGTGAGCTATCAGCGCGAAAAGATTGCGGCTGAGACCGTGGCGTCCTGGCAAGAGGGCGTTAAGGGCATTGTTAATAACATCGTTGTCCTGCCTCCCAAAAAGGCGGTCAGCGACAGCAATTTGAGGTTTATTTTTAGCGAAATTATGAAAGATCAGTTTCCGCTGGAGAAAAATGCAAAATTTACGGTGAAAAATGGCGTGGTTACGCTTACCGGAAATTGCAGTACCCTGTATGTCAAAAATATGATTGAAAAAGAGTTTAAGCGCGTTTCGGGAGTGAAAAAGATTATCAACAACCTGAAGGTCGTTCCGCTTTACGATTAA